From Agelaius phoeniceus isolate bAgePho1 chromosome 19, bAgePho1.hap1, whole genome shotgun sequence, a single genomic window includes:
- the GPS1 gene encoding COP9 signalosome complex subunit 1 isoform X1, producing MAPHSGRWRRPRGRSGRRLSSRRRRRGAERGRGPFKSFTCRPRPRRDARPGNGSGSGAGGAGGRKRRREGRMPLPVQVFNLQGAVEPMQIDVDPQEDQQNSPDINYVVENPTLDLEQYASSYSGLMRIERLQFIADHCPQLRVEALKMALSFVQRTFNVDVYEEIHKKLSEATRELQNTPDAVPDSGIEPPPLDTAWVEATRKKALLKLEKLDTDLKNYKGNSIKESIRRGHDDLGDHYLDCGDLSNALKCYSRARDYCTSAKHVINMCLNVIKVSVYLQNWSHVLSYVSKAESTPEIAEQRGERDSQTQAILTKLKCAAGLAELAARKYKQAAKCFLLASFDHCDFPELLSPSNVAVYGGLCALATFDRQELQRNVISSSSFKLFLELEPQVRDIIFKFYESKYASCLKMLDEMKDNLLLDMYLAPHVRTLYTQIRNRALIQYFSPYVSADMRKMATAFNTTVAALEDELTQLILEGLINARIDSHSKILYARDVDQRSTTFEKSLQMGKEFQRRAKAMILRAAVLRNQIHVKSPPREGSQGELTPANSQSRMSTNM from the exons ATGGCCCCGCACTCCGGGAGGTGGCGGCGGCCCCGCGGAAGGAGCGGCCGGAGGTTGtcgagccgccgccgccgccgcggggccgagcggggccgcgGCCCCTTTAAGAGCTTCACCTGTCGGCCGCGGCCTCGCCGCGACGCGCGGCCCGGAAACGGAAGCGGAAGCGGAGCGGGAGGGGCGGGCGGCCGGAAGCGGCGGCGTGAGGGGAGGATGCCGCTGCCCGTCCAGGTCTTTAACCTGCAG GGTGCAGTGGAGCCCATGCAGATTGACGTAGATCCACAAGAAGATCAGCAAAATTCACCTGATATCAACTATGTGGTGGAGAACCCCACGCTG GATTTGGAGCAGTATGCGTCCAGCTACAGTGGGCTGATGCGAATCGAGCGGCTGCAGTTCATCGCTGACCACTGCCCACAGCTGCGGGTGGAAGCTCTCAAGATGGCTCTGTCATTTGTCCAGAGAACTTTTAACGTTGATGTGTATGAAGAAATCCACAAAAAGCTGTCTGAGGCCACGAG AGAACTGCAAAATACACCTGATGCTGTCCCTGATAGTGGAATTGAACCCCCTCCTCTTGACACAGCTTGGGTTGAAGCTACACGCAAGAAAGCTCTTCTTAAACTGGAGAAACTCGATACAGATCTGAAAAATTACAAAGGGAACTCCATCAAGGAGAGTATCAG GAGAGGCCACGATGATTTAGGTGATCATTACCTGGACTGTGGAGACCTCAGCAATGCTCTCAAGTGTTACTCGCGAGCCCGTGATTACTGCACCAGTGCTAAACACGTCATCAACATGTGTCTCAATGTTATCAAG GTCAGTGTCTACCTCCAGAATTGGTCTCATGTTCTGAGCTATGTTAGCAAGGCTGAGTCTACACCAGAAATTGCAGAA CAAAGAGGAGAAAGAGATAGCCAGACACAAGCAATTCTCACCAAACTGAAATGTGCAGCAG GCTTGGCCGAACTAGCTGCCCGGAAGTACAAACAGGCAGCAAAGTGCTTCTTGTTGGCATCATTTGATCACTGTGATTTCCCTGAG CTGTTATCTCCCAGCAATGTGGCTGTGTATGGTGGGCTCTGTGCCCTTGCTACATTTGACCGTCAGGAACTGCAACGAAATGTTATCTCCAGTAG CTCCTTCAAATTGTTTTTGGAGCTGGAGCCACAGGTTCGTGACATAATCTTCAAGTTTTATGAATCTAAGTATGCTTCATGCCTGAAGATGCTGGATGAGATGAAG GACAACTTGCTGCTAGATATGTACCTTGCACCTCATGTCAGGACACTTTATACCCAGATTCGAAATCGTGCCCTTATCCAG tACTTCAGCCCGTATGTGTCGGCAGACATGCGCAAGATGGCCACTGCTTTTAACACCACAGTGGCTGCTCTGGAAGATGAACTCACTCAGCTGATCTTGGAGGGGCTGATCAATGCCAGAATAGACTCGCACAGTAAG ATTCTGTATGCTCGAGATGTAGATCAGCGCAGCACAACTTTTGAGAAGTCTTTACAGATGGGCAAAGAGTTTCAGCGCCGTGCCAAAGCGATGATCCTGCGAGCCGCGGTCCTGCGCAACCAGATCCATGTCAAG TCTCCTCCGAGGGAAGGTAGCCAAGGGGAGCTCACTCCAGCTAACAGCCAATCCAGAATGAGCACCAACATGTGA
- the GPS1 gene encoding COP9 signalosome complex subunit 1 isoform X2, translating into MQIDVDPQEDQQNSPDINYVVENPTLDLEQYASSYSGLMRIERLQFIADHCPQLRVEALKMALSFVQRTFNVDVYEEIHKKLSEATRELQNTPDAVPDSGIEPPPLDTAWVEATRKKALLKLEKLDTDLKNYKGNSIKESIRRGHDDLGDHYLDCGDLSNALKCYSRARDYCTSAKHVINMCLNVIKVSVYLQNWSHVLSYVSKAESTPEIAEQRGERDSQTQAILTKLKCAAGLAELAARKYKQAAKCFLLASFDHCDFPELLSPSNVAVYGGLCALATFDRQELQRNVISSSSFKLFLELEPQVRDIIFKFYESKYASCLKMLDEMKDNLLLDMYLAPHVRTLYTQIRNRALIQYFSPYVSADMRKMATAFNTTVAALEDELTQLILEGLINARIDSHSKILYARDVDQRSTTFEKSLQMGKEFQRRAKAMILRAAVLRNQIHVKSPPREGSQGELTPANSQSRMSTNM; encoded by the exons ATGCAGATTGACGTAGATCCACAAGAAGATCAGCAAAATTCACCTGATATCAACTATGTGGTGGAGAACCCCACGCTG GATTTGGAGCAGTATGCGTCCAGCTACAGTGGGCTGATGCGAATCGAGCGGCTGCAGTTCATCGCTGACCACTGCCCACAGCTGCGGGTGGAAGCTCTCAAGATGGCTCTGTCATTTGTCCAGAGAACTTTTAACGTTGATGTGTATGAAGAAATCCACAAAAAGCTGTCTGAGGCCACGAG AGAACTGCAAAATACACCTGATGCTGTCCCTGATAGTGGAATTGAACCCCCTCCTCTTGACACAGCTTGGGTTGAAGCTACACGCAAGAAAGCTCTTCTTAAACTGGAGAAACTCGATACAGATCTGAAAAATTACAAAGGGAACTCCATCAAGGAGAGTATCAG GAGAGGCCACGATGATTTAGGTGATCATTACCTGGACTGTGGAGACCTCAGCAATGCTCTCAAGTGTTACTCGCGAGCCCGTGATTACTGCACCAGTGCTAAACACGTCATCAACATGTGTCTCAATGTTATCAAG GTCAGTGTCTACCTCCAGAATTGGTCTCATGTTCTGAGCTATGTTAGCAAGGCTGAGTCTACACCAGAAATTGCAGAA CAAAGAGGAGAAAGAGATAGCCAGACACAAGCAATTCTCACCAAACTGAAATGTGCAGCAG GCTTGGCCGAACTAGCTGCCCGGAAGTACAAACAGGCAGCAAAGTGCTTCTTGTTGGCATCATTTGATCACTGTGATTTCCCTGAG CTGTTATCTCCCAGCAATGTGGCTGTGTATGGTGGGCTCTGTGCCCTTGCTACATTTGACCGTCAGGAACTGCAACGAAATGTTATCTCCAGTAG CTCCTTCAAATTGTTTTTGGAGCTGGAGCCACAGGTTCGTGACATAATCTTCAAGTTTTATGAATCTAAGTATGCTTCATGCCTGAAGATGCTGGATGAGATGAAG GACAACTTGCTGCTAGATATGTACCTTGCACCTCATGTCAGGACACTTTATACCCAGATTCGAAATCGTGCCCTTATCCAG tACTTCAGCCCGTATGTGTCGGCAGACATGCGCAAGATGGCCACTGCTTTTAACACCACAGTGGCTGCTCTGGAAGATGAACTCACTCAGCTGATCTTGGAGGGGCTGATCAATGCCAGAATAGACTCGCACAGTAAG ATTCTGTATGCTCGAGATGTAGATCAGCGCAGCACAACTTTTGAGAAGTCTTTACAGATGGGCAAAGAGTTTCAGCGCCGTGCCAAAGCGATGATCCTGCGAGCCGCGGTCCTGCGCAACCAGATCCATGTCAAG TCTCCTCCGAGGGAAGGTAGCCAAGGGGAGCTCACTCCAGCTAACAGCCAATCCAGAATGAGCACCAACATGTGA